The nucleotide sequence GGCCGGCTACAAGGGCAAGAAGGGACCGGTCACCCCCGGCGGCCTGGCGTACATCTTCAACTGGGCCTCGCTGCGCATGGCGCTGAACACCGCCTGGGTGGCCCTCGTCTACGCCGACCACCTCGGCCCTGACGACCCGCTCTACGCGCGCTATCACGACTTCGCCAAACGGCAGGTCGACTACGCGCTCGGGGACAATCCCCGCCGTTCCAGCTACATGGTCGGCTTCGGGACCAATCCGCCCACGCACGTCCACCATCGCGCGGCCAGCGGCCAGTACCTCGGCTACATGAGCGACACCACCGGCCCGAACCTGCACGTCCTGTACGGCGCGCTCGCCGGCGGCCCCGACCAGGCCGACGCCTACACCGACAGCCGTACGGACTACGTCCGCAACGAGGTGGCGATCGACTACAACTCCGGCATCACCAACGTGCTCGCGCGGTTCGCCAAGGAGTACGGCGGGACGCCCGTGGCGAACTTCCCCGCACCGGAGGAGAAGTACCAGGAGATCCGCGCCGAGACCGGCAACGTCTACACCGGCGTGGACGGCACGTCCATGACCGTCACCATCACCAACACGTCGAACTGGCCGCCGCGCGTCCTGCGGTCGGGCAAGGCGCGTTACTACTTCACGCTCGACGGCTCCACCTCGATCTCACAGGTGAAGGTGACCGGCGGCGACAGCGGCGGCTGCGCGGTCAGCGGGCCGGCGCCCGCCGGGGACCGCACCTACTACGCGGAGGTGGACTGCACGGGCAAGCCGATCTACCCCGGCGACGCCCAGCTCTACAAGCGGGGCACACAGCTGCGGATCTCGGTGCCGAACGGCGCGACCTGGGACCCGGCCAACGACTGGTCGGCGTCGGCCGCCTCTCACGTGCCGGTGTACGACGGTGACACGCTGGTCTGGGGCACCCCGCCCGGCGGCACCGCATCCCCCTCGCCGTCGCCGTCCCCCTCGCCCAGCCCGTCGCCGTCTTCGTCGCCCTCTCCGGTGGACACCACGCCGCCCAGCGCGCCCACCGGGCTGCGGGTCTGCGGGGCGGACTTCGAGAACGCCGTGCCCATGTGCTGGACCGCCTCGACCGACGACACCGGGGTCGCGGGTTATGACGTGTACATGAGGCAGGGAACCGGCTTCACCAAGATCGGCTCATCGGCGACGACCCTCTACGTCGCGGAGAGGCTGGTCGCCGGCACGAGCTACACGTTCTACGTGGTGGCCAGGGACGCCGCCGGCAACACCAGCCAGCCCTCGGCCACGCTCACCGCGACCGCCCAGACCGGCCTGTCCTCCCCCAGCCCCTCGCCGAGCCCGTCCCCCTCGCCCAGCCCCTCGCCGTCCCCGAGCCCGTCGCCGTCCGCGTCGGCCGGCGCCGGATGCG is from Microbispora sp. ZYX-F-249 and encodes:
- a CDS encoding glycoside hydrolase family 9 protein, with translation MRLLSLGGVAAVLAALLVPGSTPARAAGSYDYTEALQKSIYFYEAQQSGRKPGWSRVEWRGDRTLNDGKAAGVDLSGGWYDAGDHVKFGFPMAFTTTMLAWGVVENRSGYGTQLTPMLNNLKWATDYLIAAHPEPDTLYVQVGDGSVDHAYWGPPEVIDIKGMSRPVYKITPTCKGTDVVAETAAAMAASSMAFRQTDAAYADTLLTHARQLFTFADTTKGTNGQDTAYTSCVPGISGYYNSTWEGGADHPGATKMYWDELAWAAVWLYRATGTGSYLDKAREFYPKMGSEPDVGQGAGGTTVPAYTFGLGWNDKEYGVYALMATLTGEQKYADDVRRYLDYWTAGYKGKKGPVTPGGLAYIFNWASLRMALNTAWVALVYADHLGPDDPLYARYHDFAKRQVDYALGDNPRRSSYMVGFGTNPPTHVHHRAASGQYLGYMSDTTGPNLHVLYGALAGGPDQADAYTDSRTDYVRNEVAIDYNSGITNVLARFAKEYGGTPVANFPAPEEKYQEIRAETGNVYTGVDGTSMTVTITNTSNWPPRVLRSGKARYYFTLDGSTSISQVKVTGGDSGGCAVSGPAPAGDRTYYAEVDCTGKPIYPGDAQLYKRGTQLRISVPNGATWDPANDWSASAASHVPVYDGDTLVWGTPPGGTASPSPSPSPSPSPSPSSSPSPVDTTPPSAPTGLRVCGADFENAVPMCWTASTDDTGVAGYDVYMRQGTGFTKIGSSATTLYVAERLVAGTSYTFYVVARDAAGNTSQPSATLTATAQTGLSSPSPSPSPSPSPSPSPSPSPSPSASAGAGC